Proteins encoded by one window of Culicoides brevitarsis isolate CSIRO-B50_1 chromosome 2, AGI_CSIRO_Cbre_v1, whole genome shotgun sequence:
- the LOC134831875 gene encoding uncharacterized protein LOC134831875, which yields MKYLIVLVALVAYIHAFPQKDGAQFTNEAIKQAQSQQLIPAGAQIQNVQEGVELGAYENIPGGQRVDLVSILGDHVPQEVIHNLQSQIDGIGRSR from the exons ATGAAATACTTGATTGTCTTGGTCGCCTTGGTTGCCTACATCCATGCTTTTCCCCAAAAAGATGGAGCCCAATTCACCAACGAAGCCATCAAACAAGCCCAAAGCCAACAATTGATCCCCGCTGGAGCCCAAATCCAAAAC gtcCAAGAAGGCGTCGAATTGGGAGCCTATGAAAACATTCCCGGAGGACAACGTGTCGATTTGGTCTCAATTTTGGGAGATCACGTCCCTCAAGAAGTTATCCACAACTTGCAATCACAAATCGATGGCATCGGCCGCTCAAGATAA
- the LOC134831846 gene encoding uncharacterized protein LOC134831846 has product MFGFKFFLTLLLLGKSTFGNPILIEISDEGSGYGSGDAKLEFGEGSGEGSGEILDVLGENKTSLLSADQKFVQLVQQNYSDNNLLMKIDEDAFVAVSQKLNESELSSDFDEKLTDFKTVTQKIEQYVNRNGEKAAKKSKEHNLSTIFGENYITTEPTEQEIDQLLNQNEIQDDSLNEIDVQDTNLNEIETSLNIYSEEMDHTTINPFIVDHLTPFNVLSSNDTLPSEAFHTIYYEKDTAEDKIHDVIFHSSTKKSKSKDKAARKAGKKEAKKSKKAKKRNKKVQNLETTIDPFASAEELTSPSPKNNPLEYGFEVVDYKFDVDEVLKEENEKLNEITDEF; this is encoded by the exons ATGTtcggatttaaattttttcttaccttacTTCTTCTTGGAAAGTCAACATTTGGCA acCCGATCTTGATAGAAATCAGTGACGAAGGATCTGGATACGGTTCAGGCGATGCCAAATTAGAATTTGGAGAAGGTAGCGGCGAAGGAAGTGGTGAAATTTTAGATGTTTTGGGTGAAAATAAGACCTCGTTACTGTCAGCGGATCAAAAATTCGTTCAATTAGTGCAACAAAATTACTcagataataatttattgatgaaaatcgATGAAGATGCATTTGTAGCTGTTAGTCAAAAGTTAAACGAAAGTGAATTATCGagtgattttgatgaaaaattaacagatTTTAAGActgtaacacaaaaaattgaacaatatgTGAACCGAAATGGAGAAAAAGCTgctaaaaaatctaaagaacacaatttatcaacaatttttggtgaaaattaCATTACTACAGAACCCACAGAACAAGAAATCGATCaacttttaaatcaaaatgaaatCCAAGACGACTCTCTGAACGAAATCGATGTCCAAGAcacaaatttgaatgaaattgaaacaagTCTCAACATTTATTCAGAAGAAATGGATCACACAACGATCAATCCTTTCATCGTTGATCATTTAACGCCGTTCAACGTTCTTTCTTCCAACGATACATTACCTTCAGAAGCTTTCCACACAATTTATTACGAAAAAGACACCGCTGAAGACAAAATTCATGACGTCATATTCCACTCATCtactaaaaaatcgaaatcaaAGGACAAAGCCGCACGCAAAGCAGGAAaaaaagaagcgaaaaaatcaaaaaaggctAAAAAACGTAACAAGAAAGTACAAAATTTGGAAACAACCATCGATCCATTTGCAAGTGCTGAGGAGTTAACATCTCCTTCTCCTAAAAATAATCCACTGGAATACGGGTTTGAGGTTGTCGACTATAAATTTGACGTTGACGAGGTTTTAAAAGAGGAAAACGAAAAGTTGAACGAAATAACTGacgaattttaa